Proteins found in one Aquibium microcysteis genomic segment:
- a CDS encoding transposase, whose product MPRLARIVVPGVPHHVTQRGNRRERVFFSPHDYRLYRRILAEAAGEAATAIWAYCLMPNHVHLVLVPSDPDGLRATLADAHRRYTRFINDREGWTGHLWQGRFGSAPMDEDHLESAVRYVSLNPVRAGLVKAAQEWPWSSARAHLAGFDDGVVTVRPVLDRWPDFASMISVEATDAAMRALRKAETTGRPLGARAWVEGLGAKLGKRARKPI is encoded by the coding sequence TTGCCACGGCTCGCCCGTATCGTCGTCCCCGGCGTCCCGCATCATGTGACGCAGCGCGGAAACCGCCGCGAACGTGTGTTCTTTTCGCCGCACGACTATCGGCTCTACCGCAGGATACTTGCCGAAGCGGCAGGAGAAGCGGCAACGGCCATATGGGCCTATTGCCTGATGCCCAACCACGTTCATCTCGTTCTCGTACCGTCCGACCCTGATGGACTGCGCGCGACGCTTGCCGATGCGCACCGGCGCTACACCCGCTTCATCAACGACCGTGAGGGTTGGACGGGTCATCTCTGGCAGGGGCGCTTCGGCTCCGCGCCGATGGACGAGGACCACCTGGAAAGCGCCGTGCGCTACGTATCGCTGAACCCGGTGCGGGCGGGCTTGGTGAAGGCCGCGCAGGAATGGCCGTGGTCCAGCGCCCGGGCGCATCTTGCAGGGTTCGACGATGGCGTCGTGACCGTGCGGCCGGTGCTCGACCGGTGGCCGGACTTCGCTTCGATGATCTCCGTGGAAGCCACGGATGCCGCCATGCGCGCCTTGCGCAAAGCCGAGACGACCGGCCGCCCGCTAGGCGCCAGGGCCTGGGTCGAAGGGCTGGGAGCGAAGCTGGGGAAGCGTGCGCGGAAACCGATCTGA
- a CDS encoding glyoxalase superfamily protein, translating into MRTHLDAKAMAKSLREALRETGVDLTHSAALELVARQFDQPDWNVLSAKIGATDAREGASPAFAFEPPVPIVRIFDEAKAREFYCGFLGFSVDWEHRFGENFPLYCQVSRENVRLHLSEHAGDASPGGNMVVFMTGIAAFHAELKAKDYRYMKPGIENLDWGAQMSVTDPFSNRIRFIERKPG; encoded by the coding sequence ATGCGGACCCATCTGGACGCCAAGGCGATGGCGAAATCGCTGCGCGAGGCCTTGCGCGAGACGGGCGTCGACCTGACGCACTCGGCGGCCCTCGAACTGGTGGCGCGGCAATTCGACCAGCCGGACTGGAACGTGCTGTCGGCGAAGATCGGCGCGACCGACGCAAGGGAAGGCGCGTCGCCGGCCTTCGCCTTCGAACCGCCAGTGCCGATCGTGCGCATCTTCGACGAGGCCAAGGCGCGCGAGTTCTATTGCGGCTTCCTCGGCTTCTCGGTCGACTGGGAGCACCGCTTCGGCGAGAATTTTCCACTCTACTGCCAGGTGTCGCGGGAAAACGTCCGGCTGCATCTTTCCGAACATGCCGGCGACGCGTCGCCGGGCGGCAACATGGTGGTCTTCATGACCGGCATCGCCGCATTTCATGCGGAACTGAAGGCGAAGGACTACCGCTACATGAAGCCGGGGATCGAGAACCTGGACTGGGGAGCGCAGATGTCGGTGACCGATCCCTTCAGCAACCGCATCCGCTTCATCGAGCGCAAGCCGGGCTGA
- a CDS encoding SDR family oxidoreductase, producing the protein MSLKGKTLFISGGSRGIGLAIALRAARDGANVTIAAKTAEPHPKLPGTIHTAAALIEEAGGKALPVLCDIRSEEMVDLAVKATVEAFGGIDICINNASAIQLTGTLETDMKRYDLMHQINTRGTFLVSKTCIPHLKKAQNPHILNLAPPLDMDPKWFRNHVAYTMAKFGMSMCTLGMSAEFAKDGIAVNSLWPLTAIDTAAVRNLLGGDAMASMSRLPEIMADAAHAILVRSSRACTGNFFIDELVLREEGVTDFSAYAPGAKGPLAADFFVPDEVVAKTDTKLAGMQA; encoded by the coding sequence ATGTCGCTGAAGGGAAAGACCCTCTTCATTTCCGGTGGGTCGCGGGGCATCGGCCTGGCGATCGCGCTGCGCGCGGCGCGCGACGGCGCCAACGTCACGATCGCGGCCAAGACCGCGGAGCCCCATCCGAAGCTTCCCGGCACGATTCACACCGCCGCCGCGCTGATCGAGGAAGCCGGAGGGAAGGCGCTGCCGGTGCTCTGCGACATCCGCAGCGAGGAGATGGTCGATCTCGCGGTGAAGGCGACGGTGGAGGCGTTCGGCGGCATCGACATCTGCATCAACAATGCCAGCGCCATCCAGCTGACCGGCACGCTGGAAACCGACATGAAGCGCTACGACCTGATGCACCAGATCAACACGCGCGGCACGTTTCTCGTCTCCAAGACCTGCATCCCGCACCTGAAGAAGGCGCAGAACCCGCACATCCTCAACCTCGCGCCGCCGCTCGACATGGACCCGAAATGGTTCAGGAACCACGTCGCCTACACGATGGCGAAGTTCGGCATGTCGATGTGCACGCTGGGCATGAGCGCCGAGTTCGCGAAGGACGGCATCGCGGTGAACTCGCTCTGGCCGCTGACCGCGATCGACACGGCAGCCGTGCGCAATCTGCTCGGCGGCGACGCGATGGCTTCGATGAGCCGGCTGCCCGAGATCATGGCCGACGCCGCGCATGCGATCCTCGTGCGCTCGTCGCGCGCCTGCACCGGCAATTTCTTCATCGACGAACTCGTGCTGCGCGAGGAAGGCGTCACCGACTTCTCCGCCTATGCGCCCGGCGCAAAGGGACCGCTGGCGGCGGATTTCTTCGTGCCGGACGAGGTCGTCGCGAAGACGGACACGAAGCTCGCCGGGATGCAGGCCTGA